One Rosa chinensis cultivar Old Blush chromosome 5, RchiOBHm-V2, whole genome shotgun sequence genomic region harbors:
- the LOC112166119 gene encoding ABC transporter C family member 3 has protein sequence MELFHSSMHLLLHHSSFMSPGTDFLLKPLFIRGFSGSLHLLLLFVLLISWLWKKFKVGDGGGAPKEGSRNRTTLYYRHTLICCLVVFVVSVGFCLFNYFSWYKHVWYEEKLVTLFDLAIRTLSWGVVFVYLHTHSSSCDEPKFPFLLRVWWGFYFSLSCYCLVIDIVLYQKHIALPVQSLVSDAAFLVSALFFIYVVFIGTKKGRDTLLEEPLLNGSRNSSIGNTTESNKSKGDATVKTPYSNAGIFSILTFSWMSPLIAVGNKKTLDLEDVPQLDKGDSVVGSFPVFRNKLESECGTLSRLTTLHLVKALIFSAWREILWIAFFVLLYTMTSYVGPYLIDTLVQYLNGRREFEYEGYALVFAFLVAKLVECHSQRHWFFRAQQIGVRIRAVLVAMIYNKGLTLSCQSKQCHTSGEIINFMTVDAERVGDFAWYMHEPWMVVLQVALALLILYKNLGLAAIATFVAIIIVMLANVPLGKLQEKFQEKLMESMDRRMKATSEILRNMRILKLQAWEMKFFSKIIDLRKTETGWLRKFVYTAAMNKFVFWVAPTFVSVVTFLACMLLGIPLESGKILSALATFRILQQPIFNLPDSISMIAQTKVSLDRIASFLSLDELKPDVIENLPRGSSDTAIEILDANFSWELSSPNPTLKDINLKVSHGMKVAVCGTVGSGKSSLLSCILGEVPKISGTLKLCGTKAYVSQSPWIQSGKIEQNILFGKEMDRERYEGVLEACSLKKDLEILSFGDQTVIGERGINLSGGQKQRIQIARALYQDADIYLFDDPLSAVDAHTGSHLFKECLMGLLSFKTVIYVTHQVEFLPAADIILVMKDGKITQAGKFNDILNSGTDFMDLVGAHNEALSALDSVGVGPVEKTSISKEDNNSASTTGAVQKVDNRDVQASKIDDLSGPKGQLVQEEERKKGKVGFSVYWKYISAAYGGALVPFILLAQILFQLLQIGSNYWMAWATPVSADVKPTVTSSTLIIVYVALAVGSSFCILFRSLLLVTAGYKTATILFNKMHLCIFRAPMSFFDATPSGRILNRASTDQNAVDMNISNQIGAFANSMIQLLGIIAVMSQVAWQVFIIFIPVITACVWYQQYYIPSARELARLVGVCKAPVIQHFAETISGSTTIRSFDQESRFRDTNMKLMDGYGRPKFYTAGAMEWLCFRLDVLSFTTFAFCIILLISVPEGVIDPGIAGLAVTYGLNLNMLQAWVIWHLCNMENKIISVERILQYTTSITSEPPLVIDSNRPDHSWPSQGKVDMHDLQVRYAPHMPLVLRGLTCSFPGGMKTGIVGRTGSGKSTLIQTLFRIVDPAAGRILIDGIDISSIGLHDLRSKLSIIPQDPTMFEGTVRSNLDPLEEYTDDQIWEALDKCQLGDEVRKKQGKLDSAVSENGENWSMGQRQLVCLGRVLLKKSKVLVLDEATASVDTATDNLIQQTLRHHFSDCTVITIAHRITSVLDSDMVLLLSHGLIEECDSPARLLENKLSSFAQLVAEYTMRSNSTFE, from the exons ATGGAGCTTTTTCATTCATCAATGCACCTACTCTTACACCACTCGTCCTTCATGTCTCCAGGTACTGATTTCCTTCTTAAACCCCTTTTCATTCGTGGGTTTTCTGGATCACTACATCTCCTTTTGTTATTTGTGTTGCTTATCTCTTGGTTGTGGAAGAAATTCAAGGTGGGTGATGGGGGAGGGGCCCCAAAAGAGGGGTCTAGGAATAGGACAACTCTGTACTATAGGCACACTCTAATATGTTGTCTTGTTGTTTTCGTTGTTAGTGTTGGCTTTTGTTTATTCAACTACTTTTCCTGGTATAAACATGTCTGGTATGAAGAAAAGCTAGTGACCCTTTTTGATTTAGCAATTAGAACACTTAGTTGGGGTGTAGTTTTTGTTTACTTGCATACCCACTCCTCTAGTTGTGATGAAccaaagtttccattcttacTCAGAGTTTGGTGGGGTTTCTACTTTTCTTTATCTTGCTATTGCCTTGTCATAGACATTGTTCTTTACCAAAAACACATTGCCTTACCCGTACAATCTCTAGTTTCTGATGCTGCCTTCCTCGTCTCTGCTTTGTTCTTTATATATGTGGTGTTTATTGGGACAAAAAAGGGTAGAGATACCCTTCTTGAGGAACCCCTTTTGAATGGTAGTAGAAATTCTAGTATAGGTAACACTACAGAATCAAATAAGTCCAAAGGGGATGCAACGGTGAAAACCCCTTATTCAAATGCTGGGATTTTCAGCATCCTCACCTTTTCTTGGATGAGTCCTTTAATCGCGGTGGGTAATAAGAAAACATTAGACCTTGAAGATGTTCCTCAACTAGACAAGGGTGATAGTGTAGTTGGGTCCTTTCCAGTTTTTAGAAATAAGCTCGAGTCGGAGTGTGGTACTCTTAGCAGATTGACCACACTTCATCTGGTGAAGGCGTTAATCTTCTCGGCCTGGAGAGAGATTCTTTGGATAGCTTTCTTTGTGCTTCTTTACACAATGACTTCTTATGTTGGCCCATATCTAATCGACACATTGGTGCAATACCTTAATGGGCGACGTGAGTTTGAATATGAGGGCTATGCTTTAGTTTTTGCCTTTTTGGTGGCGAAGCTCGTGGAGTGCCACTCTCAGAGGCACTGGTTCTTTAGGGCGCAGCAGATAGGAGTAAGAATAAGAGCTGTACTGGTTGCCATGATCTATAATAAGGGGTTGACCCTGTCTTGCCAGTCAAAGCAGTGCCACACTAGTGGTGAGATTATCAATTTTATGACTGTTGATGCTGAGAGGGTTGGTGACTTCGCTTGGTACATGCATGAGCCATGGATGGTCGTTCTACAAGTTGCTTTAGCCCTCTTAATTTTGTATAAAAATCTTGGCCTTGCTGCAATTGCAACTTTTGTTGCAATAATAATTGTTATGTTGGCAAATGTTCCTTTGGGGAAATTGCAAGAGAAGTTTCAGGAGAAGTTAATGGAGTCAATGGACAGAAGGATGAAGGCAACATCGGAGATTTTAAGGAACATGCGGATTCTCAAGCTGCAGGCATGGGAGATGAAGTTTTTCTCTAAGATTATTGACCTCAGGAAGACTGAGACAGGATGGTTACGAAAGTTTGTTTATACTGCGGCCATGAACAAATTTGTCTTCTGGGTTGCCCCAACATTTGTGTCCGTGGTCACTTTTCTTGCTTGCATGCTTTTGGGGATCCCACTGGAATCAGGGAAGATCTTATCTGCACTTGCAACGTTCAGAATTCTTCAACAGCCCATCTTCAATCTTCCAGACTCAATTTCAATGATAGCACAGACAAAGGTATCCCTTGATAGAATTGCATCCTTCCTTTCTCTTGATGAGTTGAAGCCTGATGTTATAGAGAACCTTCCTAGAGGTAGTTCTGATACTGCAATTGAAATATTGGATGCAAATTTCTCTTGGGAATTATCTTCGCCTAACCCTACATTGAAGGATATAAATCTGAAAGTTAGCCATGGTATGAAGGTTGCTGTTTGTGGTACTGTTGGCTCAGGCAAATCAAGCTTACTTTCTTGTATTCTGGGAGAAGTTCCCAAGATATCTGGGACTCTTAAGTTGTGTGGGACAAAGGCCTATGTTTCTCAGTCACCATGGATACAGAGTGGTAAAATAGAACAAAACATATTGTTTGGTAAAGAGATGGACAGAGAAAGGTACGAGGGGGTTCTTGAAGCATGTTCGTTGAAGAAGGACCTAGAAATTCTATCATTTGGTGATCAGACGGTTATAGGGGAAAGGGGAATCAATTTAAGTGGAGGTCAGAAGCAAAGAATACAAATTGCACGAGCTTTGTACCAAGATGCTGATATCTATCTGTTTGATGATCCTTTGAGTGCTGTTGATGCTCATACAGGATCTCACCTTTTCAAG GAATGCTTGATGGGCCTCTTGAGTTTCAAAACAGTAATCTATGTCACTCATCAAGTGGAGTTTTTACCTGCTGCTGATATTATCTTG GTCATGAAAGACGGAAAGATCACTCAAGCTGGAAAGTTCAATGACATTCTTAATTCAGGAACTGATTTTATGGATCTTGTGGGAGCACACAATGAAGCTTTGTCTGCGCTTGATTCTGTTGGGGTAGGGCCGGTTGAAAAAACAAGCATCAGCAAAGAAGATAACAATTCGGCTAGTACTACTGGGGCTGTCCAAAAAGTAGACAACAGAGATGTTCAAGCTAGTAAAATAGATGATTTAAGCGGGCCAAAAGGGCAGCTTGttcaagaagaagagagaaagaaaggtaAGGTTGGGTTTTCAGTGTACTGGAAATACATTTCCGCAGCGTATGGAGGAGCTCTCGTGCCTTTTATATTACTTGCACAGATTCTCTTTCAACTCCTTCAAATTGGAAGCAATTACTGGATGGCTTGGGCAACTCCTGTGTCAGCAGACGTGAAACCAACTGTTACAAGCTCTACGCTTATAATTGTCTATGTGGCCTTGGCTGTTGGAAGTTCTTTTTGTATCCTTTTCAGATCTCTGCTTCTTGTAACAGCTGGGTACAAGACAGCCACTATACTCTTCAATAAAATGCACTTGTGCATATTCCGTGCTCCCATGTCATTCTTCGATGCCACTCCAAGTGGACGAATCTTAAACAGA GCTTCTACAGACCAAAATGCAGTGGACATGAACATTTCAAATCAAATTGGGGCCTTTGCCAACTCAATGATACAGCTTTTAGGAATTATTGCAGTGATGTCTCAGGTGGCATGGCAGGTTTTCATCATATTTATACCTGTGATTACAGCCTGTGTTTGGTATCAG CAATATTACATACCTTCAGCACGAGAACTAGCAAGATTGGTTGGAGTATGCAAAGCTCCTGTGATACAACATTTTGCCGAAACAATTTCAGGGTCAACTACTATTAGGAGCTTTGATCAAGAATCCAGATTCCGTGATACCAACATGAAACTGATGGATGGATATGGTCGGCCAAAGTTCTACACAGCTGGTGCAATGGAGTGGCTATGCTTCCGCTTGGATGTGTTGTCATTCACTACTTTTGCATTCTGTATAATTTTATTGATCTCTGTTCCAGAAGGAGTGATAGATCCAG GCATTGCGGGCTTAGCCGTCACATATGGACTTAACCTAAACATGTTACAAGCTTGGGTTATATGGCATCTTTGCAATATGGAAAACAAGATAATATCTGTGGAGAGAATACTACAGTATACTACTAGTATAACAAGTGAACCCCCTCTGGTAATAGATTCTAACAGACCTGATCATTCCTGGCCATCGCAAGGAAAAGTTGATATGCATGATCTTCAG GTGCGGTATGCTCCACACATGCCACTTGTGTTGCGGGGTCTTACATGTTCCTTCCCTGGAGGAATGAAAACTGGGATTGTGGGGAGAACTGGCAGTGGAAAGTCAACTCTCATTCAAACTCTTTTCCGAATCGTTGATCCTGCTGCTGGCCGGATTTTGATAGATGGCATCGATATCTCTTCTATTGGATTGCATGATCTGCGGTCTAAGCTAAGCATTATCCCTCAGGACCCAACCATGTTTGAAGGAACTGTAAGAAGCAATCTGGACCCACTTGAAGAGTATACAGATGATCAAATTTGGGAG GCCCTGGATAAATGCCAACTTGGGGATGAAGTTAGGAAAAAACAAGGGAAGCTTGATTCTGCAG TTAGTGAAAATGGAGAGAACTGGAGTATGGGTCAGAGGCAGCTGGTTTGCCTGGGCCGTGTGCTCCTCAAGAAAAGTAAAGTCCTGGTGCTTGATGAAGCTACTGCATCTGTTGATACTGCTACAGATAATTTGATTCAGCAGACCCTTCGGCATCACTTTTCAGACTGTACGGTCATTACTATTGCGCATCGAATAACTTCTGTtcttgacagtgacatggttcTACTTTTAAGTCATG GGCTTATTGAGGAATGTGATTCTCCTGCAAGATTGCTAGAAAACAAGTTATCATCTTTTGCCCAACTCGTAGCAGAGTATACAATGAGATCGAATTCCACTTTTGAGTAG